From the genome of Delphinus delphis chromosome 8, mDelDel1.2, whole genome shotgun sequence, one region includes:
- the BIRC2 gene encoding baculoviral IAP repeat-containing protein 2, with amino-acid sequence MHKTTSQRLFPDPLYQKIKSMMEDSTILSNWTIVNKQKMKYDFSCELYRMSTYSTFPVGVPVSERSLARAGFYYTGVNDKVKCFCCGLMLDNWKQGDNPIEKHKQLYPSCSFIQNLVSVTSLESTSKNVSSSMRNNFTHSLLPTLEHSSSFSGSYSNLSPNPVNSRAVEDFSPMRTNPYSYAMSTEEARFLTYQMWPLTFLSPSELARAGFYYIGPGDRVACFACGGTLSNWEPKDDAVSEHRRHFPNCPFLENSLETLRFSISNLSMQTHAARLRTFMYWPSTVPVQPEQLASAGFYYVGRNDDVKCFCCDGGLRCWESGDDPWVEHAKWFPRCEFLIRMKGREFVDEIQARYPHLLEQLLSTSDTPGDENADPPIVHFGPGESSSDDAVIMNTPVVKAALEMGFSRSLVKQTIQSKILTTGENYRTVNDIVSALLNAEDEKREEEKERQTEETASDDLSLIRRNRMALFQQLTCVLPILDNLLKANVINKQEHDIIKQKTQIPLQARELIDTILVKGNGAANIFKNCLQEIDSTLYKNLFVEKNMKYIPTEDVSGLSLEEQLRRLQEERTCKVCMDKEVSIVFIPCGHLVVCQECAPSLRKCPICRGIIKGTVRTFLS; translated from the exons ATGCACAAAACTACCTCCCAAAGACTTTTCCCAGATCCCTTGTATCAAAAAATTAAGAGTATGATGGAAGATAGCACGATCTTGTCAAATTGGACAATcgtcaacaaacaaaaaatgaaatacgaCTTTTCATGTGAACTCTACCGAATGTCTACATATTCAACTTTCCCCGTTGGTGTTCCTGTCTCAGAAAGGAGTCTTGCTCGTGCTGGTTTTTATTACACTGGTGTGAATGACAAAGTCAAATGCTTTTGTTGTGGCCTGATGCTGGATAACTGGAAACAAGGAGACAATCCTATTGAAAAGCATAAACAACTGTATCCTAGCTGTAGCTTTATTCAGAATCTAGTTTCTGTTACTAGTCTGGAATCCACCTCTAAAAATGTTTCCTCTTCAATGAGAAACAATTTTACACATTCATTATTACCTACTTTGGAACATAGTAGCTCGTTCAGTGGTTCTTATTCCAACCTTTCACCAAACCCTGTTAATTCTAGAGCAGTTGAAGACTTTTCCCCAATGAGGACTAACCCCTACAGTTATGCCATGAGTACTGAAGAAGCGAGATTTCTTACTTACCAGATGTGGCCATTAACCTTTTTGTCACCATCAGAATTGGCAAGAGCTGGCTTTTATTATATAGGACCTGGAGATAGAGTAGCCTGCTTTGCCTGTGGTGGGACTCTAAGTAACTGGGAACCAAAGGATGATGCTGTGTCAGAACACCGGAGACATTTCCCCAACTGTccatttttggaaaattctctgGAAACGCTGAGGTTTAGCATTTCAAATTTGAGCATGCAGACACATGCAGCTCGACTGAGAACATTTATGTACTGGCCTTCAACTGTACCAGTTCAGCCTGAGCAGCTTGCAAGTGCTGGTTTCTATTATGTGG GTCGCAATGATGATGTCAAATGCTTTTGTTGTGATGGTGGCTTAAGGTGTTGGGAATCTGGAGATGACCCATGGGTTGAACACGCCAAGTGGTTTCCAAG GTGTGAGTTCTTGATACGCATGAAAGGGCGGGAGTTTGTTGATGAGATTCAAGCTAGGTATCCTCATCTTCTTGAACag CTATTGTCAACTTCAGATACTCCTGGAGATGAAAATGCTGATCCACCAA TTGTTCATTTTGGACCTGGAGAAAGTTCTTCAGATGATGCAGTCATCATGAATACACCTGTGGTTAAAGCTGCCTTGGAAATGGGCTTTAGTAGAAGCCTGGTAAAGCAGACAATTCAGAGTAAAATCCTAACAACTGGAGAGAATTACAGAACAGTTAATGATATTGTGTCAGCACTTCTTAATGCTgaagatgaaaaaagagaagaagagaaggaaagacaaacTGAAGAAACAGCATCAG ATGATTTGTCCTTGATTCGGAGGAATAGAATGGCTCTCTTTCAACAGTTGACATGTGTGCTTCCTATCCTGGATAATCTTTTAAAGGCCAATGTAATTAATAAACAGGAACATGatattattaaacaaaaaacacagatacCTTTGCAAGCAAGAGAACTGATTGATACCATTTTAGTTAAAGGAAATGGTGCTGCCAACATCTTCAAGAACTGTCTTCAAGAAATTGACTCTACATTATATAAGAACTTATTTG tggaaaagaatatgaagtatATTCCAACAGAAGATGTTTCag GTCTGTCACTGGAAGAACAATTGAGAAGGTTGCAAGAAGAAAGAACTTGTAAAGTGTGTATGGACAAAGAAGTTTCTATTGTATTCATTCCTTGTGGTCATCTGGTAGTATGCCAGGAATGTGCCCCTTCTCTAAGAAAATGCCCTATTTGCAGGGGTATAATTAAGGGTACTGTTCGTACATTTctctcataa